Proteins co-encoded in one Amaranthus tricolor cultivar Red isolate AtriRed21 chromosome 7, ASM2621246v1, whole genome shotgun sequence genomic window:
- the LOC130818620 gene encoding subtilisin-like protease SBT5.4 produces MVVTPTTGGSFVSEASLNGLANGTAMGLAPKARLVAYKVYWSEAASDMDVLAAFKAAIDDNVDIINLSMGSVEPGFLDSFAVGSFQAMENGILTIASAGNTRPTLRIVSNVYPWVLTVAASTIDREFFSNLLLGNNISIKTSQYFDLQVLDSKTFYPLIIGMEARVSGANINDVIRKAGGIGLIFVKDEKVGSEIFQNVPSAVSAALISYNDVQTLFSYINSTTTPIVSFGEAITSLGIKSAPIMADFSSRGPHPLFFSSGVSKPDVTAPGVDILAATSNSLEKKENPFVLVDKTPLDKKGMPIRDNNGVSEATTLAYGSGHIRPNLAMDSGLVYNMNEYDYLNLLCAIIITTQYWKS; encoded by the exons ATGGTGGTCACACCAACAACAGGAGGGAGTTTTGTTAGCGAAGCGAGCTTGAATGGGCTAGCAAATGGAACTGCCATGGGACTGGCACCCAAAGCACGACTTGTTGCTTACAAGGTTTATTGGTCAGAAGCTGCTAGCGACATGGATGTATTAGCTGCTTTTAAAGCTGCCATTGATGATAATGTTGACATTATCAATCTTTCTATGGGTAGTGTAGAACCAGGGTTTCTGGATTCATTTGCTGTTGGTAGTTTTCAGGCTATGGAAAATGGTATCCTTACAATTGCATCAGCTGGGAACACAAGACCTACTCTTAGGATTGTTTCGAACGTCTACCCATGGGTGTTAACAGTTGCTGCCAGCACAATTGATAGAGAATTCTTTTCTAATCTCTTACTTGGGAACAATATAAGCATTAAG ACATCACAATACTTTGATTTACAAGTTCTTGATTCAAAAACGTTTTATCCATTGATAATTGGTATGGAAGCACGCGTTTCTGGAGCTAATATCAATGACGT TATTAGAAAAGCTGGAGGTATTGGACTTATCTTTGTTAAGGACGAGAAAGTAGGATCTGAAATTTTCCAAAATGTACCCTCTGCCGTCTCTGCTGCTTTGATTAGCTACAATGATGTTCAAACTCTTTTTTCTTATATCAACTCTACCAC GACACCAATTGTATCCTTTGGTGAAGCAATAACTTCATTAGGTATAAAGTCTGCTCCTATTATGGCTGATTTCTCATCAAGGGGTCCTCATCCACTCTTCTTTAGTTCTGGTGTTTCAAAG CCTGATGTAACAGCTCCGGGTGTAGATATCCTAGCAGCTACTTCTAATTCcttagaaaaaaaagaaaatccatTTGTGCTTGTAGACa AAACCCCCTTAGATAAGAAAGGAATGCCGATACGTGATAATAATGGAGTGAGTGAAGCGACAACTTTGGCATACGGGTCGGGTCACATACGACCTAATTTGGCAATGGATTCTGGTTTAGTCTATAACATGAATGAATATGATTATCTTAATCTCCTTTGTGCAATAATCATAACAACACAATATTGGAAAAGTTGA
- the LOC130818621 gene encoding subtilisin-like protease SBT5.4, translating to MSILIRLSFHLIIIVLSTQSVPTFVVPKNYIIYMGSHLSASPEDITDSHHALLSSVSLSDYDPSKIVYSFNKYFNCFAATLQEEEARKLATHPEVVSITESRIVKLATTHSPDFLGLHEEYEEGFHVKGSIWNISSYGDNIIIANIDSGVHSKHISFFDESLGSIPKKFKGVCANEHDPIFKCNRKLIGARYFCKGLLEQAKLYNMTLNDTLSPRDEEGHGSHTLSTAGGSFVSDASLNGLANGTAMGLAPKARLVAYKVHWSRGASEMDMLAAFEAAIDDNVDIINLSMGSVEPGFLDSVAVGSFHAMKNGILTIASAGNKGPALGTVLNVYPWVLTVAASTIDREFFSNLLLGNNITIKASRYFDLQVLDSKTFYPLITGIEARVSGANINDVLHCQDGSLDAYKVVGKIVVCGYNGTAVVQTITSITIKKAGGIGVIFVKDEKVGSEIFLKSPRVVSAALISYNDGQTLFSYINSTRTPIVSFGEAITSLGIKSAPIMADFSSRGPHPHYFNSGVSKPDVTAPGVDILAATSNSIVKKENPFLLMSGTSMSSPHVSGIAALIKKIHPDWSTAAIQSSLMTTATPLDKKGMPIRDNDGVSEATPLAYGSGHIRPNLAMDPGLVYDMNEYDYLNLLCAINHNNTILEKLSKQHSYDCTRNFSALDLNYPSIYVPEFTGNAIINRKLKNVAQPSTYLPRIEAPHGVSIIVEPNTLVFSEHNQQVPFKLTLIANLNLLSSDYIFGSLVWCDAKHVVRTPIIVKPKKI from the exons ATGTCAATTTTAATACGTTTATCTTTTCATCTCATCATCATTGTTTTGTCAACGCAAAGTGTACCTACTTTTGTTGTTCCCAAG AACTATATAATTTATATGGGATCTCATTTATCGGCTAGTCCTGAGGATATTACTGATTCACACCATGCCTTGCTTTCTTCCGTATCATTAAG TGATTATGATCCCTCAAAGATTGTATACTCattcaataaatattttaattgttttgcgGCGACTTTACAAGAAGAGGAGGCTCGCAAGCTTGCTA CGCATCCAGAAGTTGTATCAATTACTGAGAGTCGAATAGTAAAACTTGCAACAACTCATTCGCCTGATTTCTTAGGATTACATGAAGAGTATGAAGAGGGTTTCCACGTCAAAGgttctatttggaatatatctTCATATGGAGACAACATAATTATAGCAAACATTGATTCtg GTGTGCACTCAAAGCATATTAGCTTTTTCGACGAAAGTTTAGGGTCTATTCCAAAAAAGTTCAAAGGAGTTTGTGCGAATGAGCATGATCCAATATTCAAGTGTAATAG AAAGCTTATAGGGGCACGATACTTCTGCAAAGGTTTGTTGGAACAAGCCAAGTTATACAATATGACGCTCAACGATACACTAAGCCCTAGAGATGAAGAAGGTCATGGTAGTCACACTCTATCAACAGCAGGAGGGAGTTTTGTTAGCGATGCAAGCTTGAATGGGCTAGCAAATGGAACTGCCATGGGACTAGCACCCAAAGCACGACTTGTTGCTTACAAGGTTCATTGGTCAAGAGGTGCTAGCGAAATGGATATGTTAGCTGCTTTTGAAGCTGCTATTGATGATAATGTTGACATTATCAATCTTTCTATGGGTAGTGTAGAACCAGGGTTTCTGGATTCAGTTGCTGTTGGTAGTTTTCATGCTATGAAAAATGGTATCCTTACAATTGCATCAGCTGGGAACAAGGGACCTGCTCTTGGGACTGTTTTGAACGTCTACCCATGGGTGTTAACAGTTGCTGCCAGCACAATTGATAGAGAGTTCTTTTCTAATCTCTTACTTGGGAACAATATAACCATTAAG GCATCACGATACTTTGATTTACAAGTTCTTGATTCAAAAACGTTTTATCCATTGATAACTGGTATAGAAGCACGCGTTTCTGGAGCTAATATCAATGATGT GTTACATTGTCAAGATGGATCTTTAGATGCCTACAAAGTGGTCGGAAAGATAGTAGTATGTGGTTATAATGGAACAGCTGTCGTTCAAACTATAACAAGTATTACTATTAAAAAAGCTGGAGGTATTGGAGTTATCTTTGTTAAGGACGAGAAAGTAGGATCTGAAATTTTCCTAAAGTCACCCCGTGTCGTCTCTGCTGCTTTGATTAGCTACAATGATGGTCAAACTCTTTTTTCTTACATCAACTCTACCAG GACACCTATTGTATCCTTTGGTGAAGCAATAACTTCATTAGGCATAAAGTCTGCTCCTATTATGGCTGATTTCTCATCAAGGGGTCCTCATCCACACTATTTTAATTCTGGTGTTTCAAAG CCTGATGTAACAGCTCCGGGTGTAGATATCCTAGCAGCTACTTCTAATTCCAtagtaaaaaaagaaaatccatTTCTACTCATGTCTGGAACATCAATGTCAAGCCCTCATGTCAGTGGTATTGCAGCTCTAATAAAAAAGATACACCCTGATTGGTCAACGGCCGCTATTCAATCGTCTTTAATGACTACAG CAACCCCTTTAGATAAGAAGGGAATGCCGATACGTGATAATGATGGAGTGAGTGAAGCGACACCTTTGGCATACGGGTCGGGTCACATACGACCTAATCTGGCAATGGATCCTGGTTTAGTTTATGACATGAATGAATATGATTATCTTAATCTCCTTTGTGCAATTAATCATAACAACACAATATTGGAAAAGTTGAGTAAGCAACATTCATATGATTGTACTCGCAATTTCAGCGCATTAGATCTAAACTATCCCTCCATATATGTTCCTGAGTTTACTGGAAACGCCATTATCAATCGCAAGTTGAAAAATGTTGCACAACCAAGCACTTACCTGCCTCGCATCGAGGCCCCACATGGAGTTTCAATCATTGTGGAGCCTAACACACTAGTATTTTCTGAACACAATCAACAAGTACCATTTAAACTTACTTTAATAGCTAATCTCAATCTTCTTTCTTCTGATTACATCTTTGGAAGTTTAGTTTGGTGTGATGCGAAACATGTTGTTAGGACTCCTATTATTGTGAAGCCAAAGAAAATCTAG